The proteins below are encoded in one region of Thunnus maccoyii chromosome 24, fThuMac1.1, whole genome shotgun sequence:
- the LOC121891782 gene encoding uncharacterized protein LOC121891782: MRPNHCLTILHVFILAVLLFTLKAESEDYDCYPEIKVRRHTVHEALLGGDLMINCTFTFCINSPSTVSWYKVENTPVPVNFNRSPHIKTEWKVSNHVEGISFLIFQNIQRNDSGLYQCRSGDNVGHAINVSVYGNAELTTVTWTTLETGNTTTQDTLWPYVYRVPGVVLFVVIVITIYVASKHGCKGVHCARKPKNTPDPSPQPLPGGSSANQHVLSTIHINDDPNATSIC; encoded by the exons ATGAGACCAAACCACTGCCTTACCATCCTTCATGTGTTCATCTTAGCAGTGCTCCTCTTCACTTTGAAAGCTGAAA gTGAAGATTATGACTGTTACCCAGAAATTAAAGTGCGCCGTCACACGGTTCATGAGGCTTTACTTGGAGGAGATCTTATGATTAACTGCACGTTTACTTTCTGCATCAATTCACCATCAACAGTCTCCTGGTATAAAGTTGAAAATACTCCTGTTCCAGTAAATTTCAACAGGAGCCCTCACATTAAAACAGAGTGGAAAGTTTCAAACCATGTAGAAGGGATATCATTTTTGATCTTCCAAAACATACAAAGAAATGACTCAGGTCTGTATCAGTGTCGAAGTGGAGACAATGTGGGTCATGCCATCAATGTGTCTGTCTATG GTAATGCTGAGCTCACCACAGTTACATGGACGACTCTGGAAACTG GGAACACAACAACTCAAGATACTTTGTGGCCATATGTGTACCGTGTTCCTGGAGTTGTGCTGTTTGTCGTCATAGTGATAACTATATATGTTGCATCAAAACATGGTTGTAAAG GTGTCCATTGTGCAAGAAAACCCAAGAACACACCAGATCCGAGCCCCCAGCCTCTCCCAGGAGGAAGCTCCGCTAACCAGCATGTCTTGTCTACCATTCATATCAATGATGATCCCAATGCTACTTCAATCTGCTAA